The Gammaproteobacteria bacterium genome has a segment encoding these proteins:
- a CDS encoding DUF1640 domain-containing protein, translated as MPQVLFDTHAAARKLEKAGHTAQQAEAVVEVMSEATEFGARMQHDLERIKYVVENHMATKDDLADHRAATQNDIAELRMATKEDIAELRAATKEDIAELRMSTKEDIAELRTEIRTEFAKIPQIVREGVRQETPVIQLRSAMAAGSLTFSLGGFAVMVFTNERLAAMALEHGSLIGLMMIMAGSAVMMFLALAGRSG; from the coding sequence ATGCCTCAGGTTTTATTCGATACCCATGCAGCGGCAAGGAAACTGGAAAAGGCCGGCCATACGGCGCAACAGGCCGAGGCAGTGGTGGAAGTCATGAGTGAAGCTACGGAATTCGGTGCGCGGATGCAGCACGATCTGGAGCGCATCAAGTATGTGGTGGAAAACCATATGGCCACGAAGGACGACCTCGCCGACCATCGGGCGGCCACGCAGAACGACATCGCGGAACTCCGGATGGCCACGAAAGAGGACATCGCCGAGCTTCGGGCGGCCACGAAGGAGGACATCGCCGAGCTCCGGATGTCCACGAAGGAGGACATCGCCGAACTTCGCACGGAAATTCGCACGGAATTCGCGAAAATACCGCAGATAGTTCGCGAGGGTGTGAGGCAGGAGACCCCGGTGATACAGCTGCGGTCGGCGATGGCCGCCGGTTCGTTAACGTTCTCCCTGGGCGGGTTTGCCGTGATGGTGTTTACGAATGAACGCCTTGCCGCGATGGCGCTGGAGCACGGGTCCCTCATAGGGCTGATGATGATTATGGCGGGCTCGGCGGTCATGATGTTCCTTGCCTTGGCGGGCAGATCCGGATAG